Proteins found in one Clostridia bacterium genomic segment:
- a CDS encoding SDR family oxidoreductase produces the protein MDFTGKTAISTGAASGMGLLFAQNFASLGGNVVLCDVNTEVLEQEVEKINQQGKGKAIGLYCDVRDYQNVCQARDKAVEAFGSIDVMANFAGGTAVRMQKVDRTQYPEFPDVPIDVYDWGIDVNLKGPFYFAHAVLKQMRTQKSGLIINIGSITGQEGDGYGMDYPTSKAGLMFGLTKSIAQFGAKHNIRCVCVSPGPVLTRAAMASMPTLLGRAAEPQEIIDLVLFIASEKGQFINGENIMIDGGRNAMKRG, from the coding sequence ATGGATTTTACAGGTAAAACAGCAATATCTACAGGTGCCGCTTCAGGCATGGGTTTACTTTTCGCACAAAACTTTGCTTCTTTAGGCGGCAACGTAGTGCTTTGCGATGTAAACACCGAGGTTTTAGAACAGGAAGTTGAAAAAATCAATCAGCAGGGCAAAGGCAAAGCTATTGGTTTGTATTGTGATGTGCGTGACTATCAGAATGTATGTCAGGCGCGTGACAAAGCGGTAGAGGCTTTTGGCTCTATTGATGTAATGGCAAACTTTGCAGGCGGTACTGCAGTGCGTATGCAAAAAGTAGACCGTACCCAATATCCTGAATTTCCCGATGTGCCCATTGACGTATACGACTGGGGCATTGATGTAAATTTAAAAGGACCTTTTTATTTTGCCCATGCGGTATTAAAACAGATGCGCACGCAAAAAAGCGGTCTGATTATTAACATCGGCTCAATCACAGGTCAGGAAGGTGACGGCTACGGTATGGACTACCCCACCTCCAAAGCAGGTCTTATGTTTGGTCTGACCAAATCCATCGCCCAATTCGGCGCAAAACATAACATCCGTTGTGTTTGCGTATCCCCCGGTCCCGTACTTACAAGAGCTGCCATGGCAAGTATGCCCACCCTTTTGGGCAGAGCGGCAGAACCACAGGAAATTATTGATTTGGTTTTGTTTATTGCGTCTGAAAAAGGACAATTTATCAACGGCGAAAACATTATGATTGACGGCGGCAGAAACGCGATGAAAAGAGGATAA
- a CDS encoding type I 3-dehydroquinate dehydratase → MKATFLNYEKPLLCAMIQATTPEKAIKKIKDSLADGAEALGIQLCKFKKEYRTKEILKEIFDACEGKPIYVTSYRHSESEGYTDDECAALLLLAVDAGATLCDVMGDMYARDTYYELTRNEEAIQKQKALIDEIHKRGGEVLMSSHTMKNISTGECEMIAKAHYERGADISKIVNTANTKSEIPQYIQAIQNIITQNPDKKLLLLVSGEGQIIRYIGPNFGVCMYLCVAYHGELDTPQQPVLKSLKQIRDNIRFDI, encoded by the coding sequence ATGAAAGCTACATTTTTAAATTATGAAAAACCGCTTCTTTGTGCTATGATACAGGCGACGACACCCGAGAAAGCCATTAAAAAAATAAAAGATTCATTGGCTGACGGTGCTGAAGCATTGGGCATTCAGCTTTGCAAGTTCAAAAAAGAATACCGCACCAAAGAAATTTTAAAAGAAATTTTTGATGCCTGCGAAGGCAAACCCATTTATGTAACAAGCTACCGCCACAGCGAAAGTGAAGGCTATACCGACGACGAGTGTGCCGCTCTTTTGCTCCTGGCAGTAGATGCAGGCGCTACCCTTTGTGATGTGATGGGCGACATGTATGCCCGGGACACCTACTACGAGCTTACCCGAAACGAAGAAGCTATCCAAAAGCAGAAAGCTTTGATTGACGAAATTCATAAGCGTGGCGGTGAAGTTTTAATGTCCAGCCACACCATGAAAAACATTTCTACGGGCGAGTGCGAAATGATTGCAAAGGCACATTATGAACGCGGTGCGGATATCAGTAAAATTGTAAACACCGCCAACACCAAATCGGAAATACCTCAATACATACAGGCAATCCAGAATATCATCACCCAAAACCCGGACAAAAAACTTTTGTTACTCGTATCGGGCGAAGGACAGATTATCCGCTATATCGGACCAAACTTTGGTGTTTGCATGTATCTTTGCGTTGCATATCACGGCGAACTGGATACACCGCAACAGCCTGTCCTTAAATCATTAAAGCAAATCCGCGATAACATCCGATTTGATATTTAA
- a CDS encoding SDR family oxidoreductase, which produces MRFTGKTALVTGAAKGVGRATATKFAKEGANVVILDINAENLSATEAEIREITPNVLSIVCDISDEKAVNDAFSKAKEKFGNVDILVNNAAVFRQHKPFLELTTEDWKTYFDINVMGTMFCTKAALPDMLERHYGRIINVSSVAGVYGIASMSHYSATKGAVNSMTRAIAKEVTEQGVLVNAVCPGSISTSDVADMDYTQPTPLSFMGRTGSDNENANLICFLASDEASYIAGQCIQIDGCRKKQ; this is translated from the coding sequence ATGAGATTTACAGGAAAAACTGCACTTGTTACAGGTGCTGCAAAAGGTGTAGGCAGAGCGACTGCCACTAAATTTGCCAAGGAAGGTGCAAATGTTGTTATTTTAGACATAAATGCAGAAAATCTTTCTGCAACCGAAGCTGAAATTCGCGAAATCACCCCCAATGTTTTAAGCATTGTGTGTGATATCAGCGACGAAAAGGCAGTAAACGATGCTTTTTCAAAGGCAAAGGAAAAATTCGGCAATGTGGATATATTGGTAAATAATGCCGCCGTTTTCCGTCAGCACAAGCCTTTTCTCGAGCTTACCACAGAGGATTGGAAAACCTATTTTGATATCAATGTAATGGGCACTATGTTCTGCACCAAAGCCGCTCTTCCCGATATGCTGGAAAGACATTACGGCAGAATTATCAATGTTTCGTCTGTTGCAGGGGTATACGGTATTGCAAGTATGTCCCACTACTCTGCAACCAAAGGCGCGGTAAATTCCATGACACGCGCAATTGCCAAGGAGGTAACCGAGCAGGGTGTTCTGGTAAATGCCGTTTGCCCGGGCAGTATCAGTACCTCCGATGTAGCCGATATGGATTATACACAGCCCACCCCCCTTTCCTTTATGGGACGCACAGGCTCCGACAATGAAAACGCCAACCTCATCTGCTTTTTAGCAAGCGATGAAGCAAGCTACATTGCAGGACAATGCATCCAAATCGACGGTTGCCGCAAAAAACAATAA
- a CDS encoding helix-turn-helix transcriptional regulator: protein MDKIAVLIDFFEKIWYDSVEVSRMNCYFWKGTQSTDRESDRYMQINNFGFYEDIRQAVDVERLQGRADYQLLCITKGEGVFTFDGKETVLKEAQAVLYRPGEVQCYRLAPKTDNFWIHFSGTEIGELLKRFKLTDTVYRIENMATVQGIFDKMLDCVAEENGTAEDVLCGLLISMLSKLCARQNATDAGILRVIREMKSENFKGKTCKEYALLAGLSEYHFIRKFKQVTHFTPHQYKAKLLAEKATDILRDTHMRVADVAEVLGFEDSLYFSRFYKKQTGKAPKKI, encoded by the coding sequence ATGGACAAAATTGCGGTTTTGATTGACTTTTTTGAAAAAATATGGTATGATTCCGTTGAGGTGAGCAGAATGAATTGCTATTTCTGGAAAGGAACACAAAGCACCGACAGAGAATCTGACCGATATATGCAAATCAACAATTTCGGCTTTTATGAGGATATCAGGCAGGCGGTGGATGTAGAACGCCTGCAAGGGAGAGCTGATTATCAGCTTCTTTGCATTACCAAGGGAGAGGGTGTCTTTACCTTTGACGGGAAAGAGACGGTGCTGAAAGAAGCCCAAGCGGTTTTGTACCGACCGGGGGAGGTGCAATGCTACCGTTTAGCGCCGAAAACAGACAATTTCTGGATTCATTTTTCGGGAACTGAAATCGGGGAGCTTCTGAAACGGTTTAAGCTGACCGATACGGTGTACAGAATAGAAAATATGGCGACGGTGCAGGGCATATTTGACAAGATGCTTGATTGTGTTGCGGAGGAAAACGGCACTGCCGAGGATGTGCTTTGCGGACTTTTAATTTCCATGCTCTCAAAGCTTTGTGCAAGGCAGAATGCGACGGATGCAGGCATTTTACGCGTTATCCGTGAAATGAAGTCCGAGAATTTTAAGGGCAAAACGTGCAAAGAATATGCTTTACTTGCAGGACTCAGCGAATACCATTTTATCCGCAAATTCAAGCAGGTAACCCATTTTACACCGCACCAATACAAGGCAAAGCTCCTGGCGGAAAAGGCTACCGATATTTTAAGAGATACGCACATGCGTGTGGCGGATGTGGCAGAGGTGCTTGGATTTGAGGACAGCCTGTATTTTAGCAGATTTTACAAAAAACAGACAGGGAAGGCTCCCAAAAAAATATGA
- a CDS encoding DUF4982 domain-containing protein translates to MREKILFNDDWLFHLGDIALPLPKDKGPLYMQSKTETMLWGPASRHYNGRFDSYDTTVEMETEPWDAVTLPHDYIISQAPDKKQNNTLGYFKYENAWYRKKFFLGEEDKEKRLTLYFEGVATHATVYVNGCILKRNFCGYNSFEVDITDVAKFGTEKNILAVYVETNHHEGWWYEGAGIYRHVWLCKTNPVAIDLYGVFVAPYKKEDDSWDIQVETTVRNDSYQNVIVRAESTVLDKDGNPIATLSGNTDIPLREKSVAKYSANVKNPVLWDVDNPYQYTLKTDIYVNEILTDSIHTRFGFRYFETDADKGFFLNGRPLKIKGLCAHQDFGLTGKAVADNVHRYKAKLMKEMGANGFRTSHYPHSEAFMDALDDLGFIVMNEARWFSSAEDSLNQLEMLIKRDRNRPSVFFWSLGNEEPHHITEEGRRICKAMMALTRKSDPTRPVITAVSNDPDIATVYDDLDVIGINYNLEKYDKIHSTYPQKAILSSECCATGTTRGWYDESSPEKGYIDAYDKDTNNWFRGRENTWKFIMERPWVMGAYQWTAFEHRGETVWPRLCSQSGAIDLYLQKKDAFYQNQSHWLTTPMVHLLPHWNFKGREGEPIKVFAYTNCEELELFLNGKSLGVQKIEPFGHGEWIVNYVPGKIEVVAKNNGETVAKDCKETTSQPVALKLKLENEVTANGRDVAIISCYCVDSNGLEVPTACPFVRFHTNSAGKIIGTGSDISDHTPVTETDRKMRAGRITVAVAVGKEGPLKVYATSENLIDAVLTIKF, encoded by the coding sequence ATGCGCGAAAAAATTCTTTTTAATGACGACTGGCTTTTTCATCTCGGAGACATTGCTTTACCGCTTCCGAAAGACAAGGGTCCGCTTTACATGCAATCCAAAACCGAAACCATGCTGTGGGGACCTGCTTCAAGGCACTATAATGGCAGGTTTGACAGCTATGACACCACCGTCGAAATGGAAACCGAGCCTTGGGATGCAGTAACGCTTCCCCACGACTATATTATCTCTCAAGCGCCCGACAAAAAACAAAACAACACATTGGGCTATTTCAAATACGAAAACGCCTGGTACAGAAAGAAATTTTTCTTAGGCGAGGAAGATAAAGAAAAGCGCCTTACCCTTTATTTCGAGGGTGTTGCCACCCATGCCACCGTATATGTAAACGGCTGTATTTTAAAGCGCAATTTCTGTGGCTACAACAGCTTCGAGGTGGACATTACCGATGTGGCAAAATTCGGTACAGAAAAAAATATCCTTGCCGTGTATGTGGAAACCAACCATCACGAGGGCTGGTGGTACGAGGGTGCAGGCATTTACCGCCATGTATGGCTCTGTAAAACCAACCCCGTTGCCATCGATTTATACGGCGTATTTGTTGCCCCTTATAAAAAAGAGGATGATTCCTGGGACATTCAGGTGGAAACCACCGTCCGAAACGACAGCTACCAAAACGTGATTGTACGGGCAGAAAGCACAGTACTTGACAAGGATGGCAACCCAATCGCTACCCTTTCGGGCAACACAGATATTCCGCTTCGGGAAAAGAGTGTTGCCAAATACAGCGCCAATGTTAAAAATCCCGTTCTCTGGGATGTGGACAACCCGTATCAGTACACTTTAAAGACAGACATTTATGTAAACGAAATCCTTACAGACAGTATACATACGCGCTTTGGCTTCCGTTATTTTGAAACGGATGCCGATAAAGGCTTTTTCCTAAACGGCAGACCCCTTAAAATCAAAGGCTTGTGCGCCCATCAGGATTTTGGACTTACCGGTAAGGCAGTTGCAGACAATGTGCACCGCTACAAGGCAAAGCTGATGAAAGAAATGGGTGCAAACGGCTTCCGCACAAGCCACTACCCCCATTCCGAAGCCTTTATGGATGCGCTGGATGACTTAGGCTTTATTGTGATGAACGAAGCCAGATGGTTCTCTTCTGCCGAGGACAGCTTGAACCAGTTAGAAATGCTCATTAAGCGGGACAGAAACCGTCCTTCGGTGTTTTTCTGGTCATTGGGCAACGAAGAACCGCACCACATTACCGAAGAAGGCAGACGCATCTGCAAAGCCATGATGGCACTTACCCGAAAATCAGACCCCACAAGACCGGTCATAACCGCCGTTTCCAATGACCCGGACATTGCAACGGTGTATGATGATTTGGATGTCATCGGCATCAACTATAACCTGGAAAAATACGATAAAATTCACAGCACCTATCCTCAAAAAGCCATTTTGTCCTCTGAATGCTGTGCCACCGGCACAACCAGAGGCTGGTATGACGAAAGCTCTCCCGAAAAGGGATATATTGATGCCTACGACAAGGACACCAACAACTGGTTCAGAGGCAGAGAAAACACCTGGAAATTCATTATGGAACGCCCCTGGGTTATGGGCGCTTATCAATGGACAGCCTTTGAGCATCGGGGCGAAACGGTATGGCCGCGCCTTTGCTCGCAATCGGGGGCAATTGATTTGTATCTGCAGAAAAAAGATGCGTTCTATCAGAATCAGTCCCATTGGCTGACCACCCCCATGGTACATCTCCTGCCCCATTGGAATTTTAAGGGCAGAGAGGGTGAGCCTATTAAAGTTTTTGCATACACCAACTGCGAGGAATTAGAGCTTTTCCTAAACGGCAAAAGCTTAGGGGTGCAAAAAATAGAGCCTTTCGGTCACGGCGAATGGATTGTAAACTATGTGCCGGGCAAAATAGAGGTTGTTGCAAAAAACAACGGCGAAACGGTTGCAAAGGACTGCAAAGAAACCACCTCTCAACCGGTTGCCTTAAAATTAAAGCTTGAAAACGAAGTCACTGCAAACGGCAGAGATGTTGCAATTATCAGCTGCTACTGTGTGGACAGCAACGGCCTCGAAGTGCCCACCGCCTGCCCCTTTGTGCGTTTCCACACAAATAGTGCAGGCAAAATCATCGGCACAGGCTCGGACATTTCGGATCACACACCCGTAACCGAAACCGACCGTAAGATGCGCGCAGGCAGAATCACGGTTGCCGTTGCAGTCGGCAAAGAGGGACCCTTAAAAGTCTACGCCACCTCCGAAAACCTGATTGATGCAGTCCTGACAATCAAATTTTAA
- a CDS encoding helix-turn-helix transcriptional regulator — MKLNIGMNIKRLRLAKGLTQEQLAVLLNISTAAVSKWETQNTYPDITMLFPLAEIFGVTVDELMGYDEAKANADVKQILAEYQRLCVEGRFLEGRELICNARKKYPHDYRIMSKYMWDIAGGCVATDCEALLKNKEELTQLCDCILKGATQDDLRAEAINMKAKLLHASGNTEAALEFLSKLPAWHAPIVKEQLFSKNTSEYRYWNRKNCYSLMDVMSIKLARMIRFEPALSVEEKTERLESIAEAFAKMQQKKEIAFFCIAEQSLYSVLADMLTTENASVDDVIRIRQKQFISMKRMMGLAETDEILAELIETTYKTNDLLGWILNRLLSSPHPMFAKLRENPKYMEMLNKWAR; from the coding sequence ATGAAACTGAATATTGGAATGAACATCAAACGCTTACGCCTTGCCAAAGGATTGACACAAGAACAACTTGCAGTGCTTTTGAATATTTCAACTGCGGCAGTAAGCAAATGGGAGACGCAAAACACTTATCCCGATATCACAATGCTGTTTCCGTTGGCAGAGATATTTGGCGTTACGGTTGATGAACTGATGGGATATGACGAAGCAAAAGCCAACGCAGATGTGAAGCAAATTCTCGCCGAATATCAGCGCTTGTGCGTAGAAGGTAGATTCTTGGAAGGCAGAGAATTGATTTGCAACGCTCGCAAGAAATATCCGCATGACTATCGCATAATGAGTAAGTACATGTGGGATATAGCAGGTGGATGCGTTGCAACCGATTGTGAAGCCTTGCTGAAAAATAAAGAAGAATTGACACAGCTTTGTGATTGCATCTTGAAAGGTGCGACCCAGGATGACCTTCGTGCTGAAGCAATCAATATGAAAGCAAAGCTTCTCCATGCGTCAGGGAATACCGAAGCAGCACTTGAATTTTTATCCAAACTCCCTGCGTGGCACGCTCCAATCGTTAAAGAACAGCTCTTTAGCAAGAATACTTCGGAGTACCGTTATTGGAACAGAAAGAATTGCTACAGTCTTATGGATGTAATGTCTATAAAGTTGGCACGCATGATTCGTTTTGAGCCTGCACTTTCAGTCGAAGAAAAGACAGAACGTCTTGAATCCATAGCAGAAGCCTTTGCAAAAATGCAGCAGAAGAAAGAGATTGCGTTTTTTTGCATTGCCGAACAATCACTCTATTCTGTTTTGGCGGATATGCTTACAACGGAAAATGCTTCTGTAGATGATGTGATTCGTATAAGACAAAAGCAGTTTATATCAATGAAAAGAATGATGGGACTTGCTGAAACGGACGAAATTCTTGCCGAGTTGATTGAAACCACTTATAAAACGAATGATCTGCTTGGTTGGATATTAAATCGCCTTTTAAGCTCGCCGCATCCTATGTTTGCTAAGTTGAGGGAAAATCCGAAATATATGGAAATGCTTAATAAGTGGGCAAGATGA
- a CDS encoding DUF4965 domain-containing protein, with amino-acid sequence MKRKAAAIPLITVDPFFSVWDCADTLETGVTKHWSSKECPILAGVMLDDLPFYACGTSCDFTPFKRVLRQTECRVTPLSTYYTFENEHVKLKLCFTTPLLLRKPEILARPASYIRYEIERKTNVHNWVKFFFGINARACVDNRKQDVSFKKTPVSVSMGNTVQNPLSQSGDRVMIDWGYVHVCDTNAKPLIIENSSGVLNFTPLNQVYNAYSDMPYLTTVRKELSGVVTVAYDEVYPIEYFGKPLKEYFAKDGTTFAQMLEKAIAEYDAIKAECDAFDEELMAEALAKGEDFNTVLCFAYRQAIAGHKMVADENGDILFLSKECDSNGCIGTLDVTYPSIPLFLKYNPEFVLGMLRPIIRYAKTDAWTFNFAPHDVGQYPLANGQVYGGNQEKYQMPVEESGNMLLCLGAVYKYSGGDKKLFEENLELMRTWADYLVEFGYDPANQLCTDDFAGHLSHNCNLSLKAILGIACFGMLSGEQKYLDVAQKYAKEWEKDAQNATGATRLTFDDADGWSLKYNIVWDNLLGFNLFSEDVKKAEIELYKTKMNPYGVPLDCRADYTKIDWLMWSTCISEDKEYFEAVCKAMVRMMQDTPNRVPMTDWYYTSTAYEQAFQGRTVVGGLFIPLL; translated from the coding sequence ATGAAACGCAAAGCAGCGGCAATACCGCTTATTACTGTAGACCCGTTCTTTTCAGTATGGGACTGTGCAGATACCCTGGAAACAGGCGTTACAAAGCATTGGAGTTCTAAAGAGTGCCCAATCTTAGCAGGTGTGATGTTAGATGATTTGCCTTTTTATGCATGCGGAACAAGCTGTGATTTTACGCCCTTTAAGCGCGTTTTAAGACAAACCGAATGCAGAGTTACACCTCTTAGCACCTACTACACCTTTGAAAACGAGCATGTGAAATTAAAGCTTTGCTTTACCACACCGCTCCTTTTGCGCAAGCCCGAAATTCTGGCACGCCCTGCAAGCTACATCCGCTATGAAATAGAACGCAAAACGAATGTGCACAATTGGGTGAAGTTTTTCTTTGGTATCAACGCAAGAGCCTGCGTGGATAACCGCAAGCAGGATGTGTCCTTTAAAAAGACGCCCGTTTCGGTTTCTATGGGAAATACAGTGCAGAATCCGCTTTCACAGTCGGGCGACAGAGTGATGATTGACTGGGGTTATGTGCATGTCTGTGACACAAATGCAAAGCCCCTGATTATAGAAAACAGCTCAGGAGTTTTGAATTTTACACCCTTAAATCAGGTGTATAACGCCTATTCCGATATGCCCTATTTAACAACTGTCCGCAAAGAACTTTCGGGAGTTGTGACGGTGGCGTATGATGAAGTGTATCCCATTGAATATTTCGGCAAGCCCTTAAAGGAATACTTTGCAAAAGACGGCACAACCTTTGCGCAAATGTTAGAAAAGGCAATAGCTGAGTATGATGCCATCAAGGCAGAGTGTGATGCGTTTGATGAAGAGCTTATGGCAGAAGCCCTTGCAAAAGGCGAGGATTTTAATACGGTTTTGTGCTTTGCATACCGTCAGGCGATTGCAGGACACAAAATGGTGGCAGACGAAAACGGGGACATTTTGTTCCTTTCCAAAGAATGTGATTCCAATGGCTGTATCGGTACGCTGGATGTAACCTATCCGTCCATTCCGCTGTTCTTAAAGTACAATCCCGAGTTTGTTCTGGGTATGCTCCGTCCCATTATCCGCTACGCAAAGACGGATGCCTGGACCTTTAACTTTGCACCGCATGATGTGGGACAATACCCCCTTGCCAATGGGCAGGTGTACGGTGGCAATCAGGAAAAATACCAGATGCCTGTGGAAGAGTCGGGCAATATGCTCCTTTGCTTAGGTGCGGTTTACAAATATTCCGGTGGCGACAAAAAGCTATTTGAAGAAAATTTAGAATTGATGCGTACCTGGGCAGATTATTTGGTAGAATTTGGCTATGACCCGGCAAATCAGCTTTGTACCGACGATTTTGCAGGTCATTTGAGCCATAACTGTAACTTAAGCTTAAAAGCGATTTTAGGGATTGCGTGCTTTGGTATGCTGTCGGGCGAACAGAAATACTTGGATGTTGCGCAAAAATACGCAAAGGAATGGGAAAAGGATGCCCAAAATGCAACAGGCGCGACCCGTCTGACCTTTGACGATGCGGACGGCTGGAGCTTAAAATACAACATAGTATGGGACAATCTGCTTGGCTTTAATCTGTTCTCGGAGGACGTGAAAAAAGCGGAAATTGAGCTTTATAAGACCAAAATGAACCCTTATGGTGTACCGCTTGACTGCAGAGCCGATTACACCAAAATCGACTGGCTGATGTGGTCTACCTGTATTTCTGAGGATAAGGAATACTTTGAAGCGGTGTGCAAGGCGATGGTGCGTATGATGCAGGATACGCCAAACCGCGTGCCCATGACCGACTGGTACTACACCTCAACTGCCTATGAACAGGCGTTCCAGGGCAGAACCGTTGTGGGTGGCTTGTTTATTCCTTTATTATGA
- a CDS encoding helix-turn-helix domain-containing protein — protein sequence MKEEIYSIFQGSENRKLITLEICGITNPAKNYWIRREKSRTCCIEYIESGTGTVHLDDKTFHPIGGDSYMLQPERDQYYYSDKADPWKKYFINIRNGMLFSGMLSAYGLEKHSHFINLNIKAELLEIIHLAKQESTDNTEQIIGILNRIFFKMHASLQNEANVPDIAVQMKDFLNTKLHSAFKIEALCASFSLSESRTIRIFKEAFGVTPYAYVLSKKMSLAKQMLKDTNLPVKEIAKQLSFADEYYFSNIFKSKVGISPTAFRKAKD from the coding sequence ATGAAAGAAGAAATTTATTCTATTTTTCAAGGCTCGGAGAACCGTAAGCTGATTACCCTTGAAATCTGCGGTATTACCAATCCTGCCAAAAACTATTGGATTCGCCGTGAAAAATCCCGAACCTGCTGCATTGAGTATATCGAATCGGGTACAGGCACAGTGCATTTAGACGACAAAACCTTTCACCCGATAGGCGGAGACAGTTATATGCTCCAGCCTGAACGTGACCAGTACTATTACAGCGATAAAGCAGACCCCTGGAAAAAATATTTTATCAACATTCGAAACGGCATGTTGTTTTCTGGGATGCTTTCGGCATACGGCTTGGAAAAACATTCCCACTTTATAAATCTGAACATTAAAGCCGAGCTTTTGGAAATTATACACCTTGCCAAGCAGGAAAGCACCGACAACACCGAACAAATCATCGGCATTTTAAACCGCATTTTCTTTAAAATGCACGCCTCTCTGCAAAATGAAGCAAATGTACCTGATATTGCTGTGCAAATGAAAGACTTTTTAAACACAAAGCTACACAGTGCCTTTAAAATTGAGGCGTTATGTGCCTCATTTTCTCTCTCGGAATCCCGAACCATCCGCATTTTTAAAGAAGCCTTTGGCGTAACCCCTTATGCCTATGTTTTAAGCAAAAAAATGAGCCTTGCCAAGCAAATGCTTAAAGACACCAATCTACCCGTAAAAGAAATCGCAAAGCAGTTAAGCTTTGCGGATGAATACTATTTTTCCAACATCTTTAAATCAAAAGTCGGTATCTCCCCCACCGCATTCCGAAAAGCAAAAGACTAA
- a CDS encoding HAD-IIB family hydrolase, which yields MKYDGILIASDVDGTLARGTDISKENLEAIRYFTENGGLFTLSTGRAYRYVMEHFSRLIPFNAPLIVVNGTQIADHKTGEILWQGEMTESFKEALRVAKEAYPDLSVYVHTPTGETVTSFDPSDYAEGVFLKIVFVADSEDKAKQLKKTLEPLFPEFEMGHSWNVSLELNSSAAGKGRAVQFVKQLTGAKTVIGVGDYGNDFSLLSDADIGIAVGNAMPELKEVADFVTVPMEQHAIAHIIYHLEEFLKD from the coding sequence ATGAAGTATGACGGAATTTTAATTGCCAGCGATGTGGACGGCACATTGGCTCGCGGTACCGACATTTCAAAAGAAAATTTAGAAGCAATCCGCTATTTTACCGAAAACGGCGGTTTATTTACCCTGTCCACAGGTCGGGCTTACCGCTATGTTATGGAGCATTTCAGCCGGCTGATTCCCTTTAATGCACCGCTTATTGTGGTAAACGGTACACAGATTGCAGACCATAAAACAGGCGAAATTTTGTGGCAGGGCGAAATGACCGAAAGCTTTAAAGAAGCACTTCGCGTGGCAAAAGAAGCATACCCTGATTTAAGTGTGTATGTACATACCCCAACCGGGGAGACGGTGACGAGCTTTGACCCTTCGGATTATGCAGAGGGCGTTTTCTTAAAAATTGTGTTCGTGGCAGACAGTGAAGATAAAGCAAAGCAATTAAAGAAAACGTTAGAGCCTTTATTCCCGGAATTTGAGATGGGACACAGCTGGAATGTGTCGCTGGAGCTTAATAGCTCTGCGGCAGGAAAAGGGAGAGCAGTACAGTTTGTGAAGCAGTTGACCGGGGCAAAAACGGTTATCGGCGTAGGGGATTACGGCAACGATTTCAGTCTGCTTTCTGATGCGGACATCGGTATTGCGGTGGGGAATGCTATGCCTGAACTTAAAGAGGTTGCAGATTTTGTGACCGTTCCCATGGAACAGCATGCCATTGCACACATTATATATCATTTAGAGGAATTTTTAAAAGACTAA
- the rplT gene encoding 50S ribosomal protein L20: protein MARIKGAVTTRKRHKKILKLAKGYRGAKSKQFRTANEAVMKSLVYAYIGRKQKKRNFRQLWITRINAAARMNGISYSVLMNGLKKADINLNRKVLADIAVSDPAAFTELVAKAKAAL, encoded by the coding sequence ATGGCTCGTATTAAAGGTGCTGTTACAACCAGAAAAAGACATAAGAAAATATTAAAACTCGCTAAGGGTTACAGAGGTGCGAAATCCAAGCAATTCAGAACTGCCAACGAAGCGGTAATGAAGTCCTTGGTATATGCATACATCGGCAGAAAGCAGAAGAAGAGAAACTTCAGACAGCTCTGGATTACCAGAATCAACGCTGCTGCAAGAATGAACGGCATTTCTTACTCCGTACTGATGAACGGTTTGAAGAAGGCTGATATCAACTTGAACAGAAAGGTTTTGGCTGATATTGCTGTTTCCGATCCGGCTGCATTTACAGAACTCGTAGCTAAAGCAAAAGCTGCTCTTTAA
- the rpmI gene encoding 50S ribosomal protein L35 — protein MPKLKTRRAAAKRFSFTKNGKVKRGCAYRSHILNKKTTKRKRNLRKLAYASPANVAVIKKLIPFK, from the coding sequence ATGCCAAAGTTAAAAACCCGCAGAGCTGCTGCAAAGAGATTCAGCTTTACTAAAAACGGTAAGGTTAAAAGAGGCTGTGCTTACAGAAGCCACATCTTAAACAAGAAGACCACCAAGAGAAAGAGAAACTTAAGAAAATTAGCTTATGCTTCTCCTGCAAACGTTGCAGTTATCAAGAAGCTTATTCCGTTCAAATAA